In the Anaerostipes caccae L1-92 genome, CACACTGTCGGAAACTTCGCTGATTCCCACCGCTGCCCTGTGCCTGGTCCCCAGTTCTTTTCCTATCTCAAGACTGTCACTCAGCGGAAGGTAGCAGGTTGCCGATACGATCCGGTTGCTTCTCACGATCACTGCCCCGTCATGAAGCGGGGTATTATGCTCAAAAATATTGATCAGAAGCTGGCTGCTCATCTTCGCATCCACAGGAATCCCTGTCCTCTCGTACTCTCCCAGCGGAACCTCTCTCTCCAATACGATCAGTGCTCCGGTCTTAACCTTTGACATCTCGATGGTAGCGCGAACGATCTCCTGTATCGTCCGGTCTGTATATCCTATTTTCTCATCCCGGCTCTCATCTGAAGAAAAAAGATTTACGATAGGATTTTTCCTACCGAGCTGTTCCAGGGCATTCCTGAGTTCCGGCTGAAAAACGATGATCGCCGCAGTCACTCCCACTCCCATTGTATTATTGATGAGCCAGGAGATCGTGTGCAGCTGAAAAACATAAGCAGCCATTGCCACGAAAACAAGCAGCATGATCCC is a window encoding:
- the cdaA gene encoding diadenylate cyclase CdaA, which gives rise to MSITDILDILIVSVLIYEIARWIKNTRAWTLLKGIMLLVFVAMAAYVFQLHTISWLINNTMGVGVTAAIIVFQPELRNALEQLGRKNPIVNLFSSDESRDEKIGYTDRTIQEIVRATIEMSKVKTGALIVLEREVPLGEYERTGIPVDAKMSSQLLINIFEHNTPLHDGAVIVRSNRIVSATCYLPLSDSLEIGKELGTRHRAAVGISEVSDSVTIVVSEETGGVSIAQGGRIYRGLTPQQLRDRLAVVKSDYSDGRKFRLWKGLNRNERKIRK